AGCTTTTCGTTGCAGTGTCTCGACAGGACAATCCCTTCCTCAAAAAGCTTAAGAGATTCTTCAAGGGATATCTCGCCGGATTCAAGCCCGTTGACAATTTCCTCAAGCCTTGCCAGTGCTTCTTCAAAAGTCATCTTGCTTATCGCGGCTCCATGTTCAGGTTTCACTTTTTTCTTCTTCATCTTCTTTTCCTTTAACATTGCAGAGTAGGCTTCCCTGGTAGAGTTTGATATCTACATTATCTCCAATGGATACCTCGGAAGACAAGCGAATAATTTTTGTTCGGTCGGGTGTCCTGCAAATGGAGTATCCTCTCTCTAGAACGGCAAGCGGGGAGAGGGAATTTAAGAGCCCCGACAATCTTGAGAAGTGCTCCTCGGCAGCTCTCATCAGGTTTACCATGACCCTCTCCAAGCCCTTGGAAGCCGAAGAGGCCGATTTCAAAGCGCTAGCAAGATTTAACGCGATCTTTGCCGGGGAGAGCCTCTCTCTGAGATGCTTCAGTCGCCCTTCCACCCGGTCTAAATGTCCGGCCACGGTGAAGAGAACCCTCCTTTCAAGATCGTCGATGCGTTGCATTTTCTCCTGGATGAACGCCTCTATGCCGAGGAACCCTTTGCTTCGCTCGAGCCTGACGAGCTTCTGTCCCTGTTCCTGAATAACTAGTTTACCTTCCCGGATTAGCTCCTTGATAGACGTGGCAAGCCGGGCTTCAAGCTCCTGGCTTTTCTGGACGATCATTGCAGCTGCAGCAGACGGAGTGGGCGCCCTACGGTCGGCAACGAAATCGGAGATGGTGAAATCGGTTTCGTGCCCAACGGCGGAGATAACGGGGATTTTCGATTGAACAATCGCCCTGACCACTGCTTCTTCATTGAAGGGCCAGAGGTCTTCCATTGAGCCTCCCCCTCTTCCCACGATGATGAGATCAAGATCCGTCATCCTGTTCAGTATCTTGATCCCCTCGACTATCTCCGGAGCCGCTTCTTCTCCCTGGACCCTCGAGGGATAGACTATTATCTCGATGCTGATGCCAGCCAGGATCCTCATCATGTCCCTGATGGCAGCTCCTGTGGGCGAAGTGACAATCCCTATCCGGCGGGGCAGGGCAGGGATCGGTCTTTTTCTTGATTCGTCGAAGAGCCCTTCTGCCTCTAGCTTCTTCTTGAGCTGCTCGTATGCATACTGAAGCGAGCCGATCCCCTTCGGCTCCATCTCCTCGACGATGATCTGGAAGGTTCCTCTCGGTACGTAGAGAGAGAGCTTTCCAAAGACAAGGACTTCTAGTCCATCTTCCGGAGTAAACTTCAATCTCCGGTTTTGCTGGTAGAACATGACTGCCTGTATCTGCCCTTCGCTGTCCTTCAATGAAAAATAGTGGTGGCCAGATGTGTGCGGTTTGAGGTTCGATATCTCGCCGACGAGCCAGATGCCGGGATAATTGCTTTCAAGCTCGTAGCGGATTGTCCGATTTATTTCCGAGATGGTGAAAGGGTTTTCTCTGGAACCTTTGCTCTTCGTTTGGAGGGATTCTTCTTCCGATAAGTTATTCTTTCTCATCGGCCATTCCAGCTTCGATCGCCGGCTCTCCGCCATCGTCTTCAACAGTCAATCTCTGAATGTCAATTGAAAGACCCGTATTCTCGTCCAGGCCTACTAGAACCGCCTGAAGTTTAACGTTCCTCGTCGCGGTTTCAAACTTCACTGGCCGCTGCGTCAGCAGCCTCTCAATGGCAAGTTCCTTCTCTATTCCAATTACGGAGTCGAATGGGCCTGTCATTCCGGCATCGGAAATGAAAGCCGTGCCGCCAGGAAGGATCCGCTCATCAGCCGTCTGGACGTGTGTGTGTGTTCCGATGACGGCAGCCACCCTCCCGTCCATGTACCATCCAAAGGCGATCTTCTCCGAGGTGGCTTCGGCATGGAAGTCGATGATCCTGACATCTGCCCTCTTGCCGATCTGTTCGAGAGCATGATCTGCAGTGCGGAAGGGGCAGTCGTAGGAATCTATGAAGACTCTCCCCATGATGTTAAGAACAGCGACCCTCATGCCATTCCTGGATACTCCTATGTAAACGCCGGAGCCAGGAGCAGGCTCGGGGTAATTGATAGGGCGCAGGAGTTTTTCCTGACGGGCAAGATAAGGGATGATCTCCTTCCTGTCGAAGATATGATTCCCGCTAGTCAGACAATCGATATTGAAGGAGAATAGTTCATCCGCGATCTTGGGTGTAATCCCGAAACCTCCTGCGGCATTCTCCACATTTGCTATAATGAAATCGATCGCATGGCGGTCAATAAGCTTCGGAAGCTTCTGACGGACAATCCGCCTTCCGCTCTTTCCAACTATGTCTGCAATTAAAAGGATATTCATTTCTTACCTTGATTCCCGCAACCAATGCTTACCATTTGCATAAGCATCAACTACACAGCGAAATCGACCGCTCTGGTTTCACGAATGACGCTGACCCTGATCTGTCCCGGATAATCCAGGTCTGTCTTGATCCTGTTGGCAATATCCTTTGAGAGCCAGATGGCATCATCGTCGCTCAATTCGGTGCTATCGACGATGACCCGGACTTCCTTCCCTGCCCGGATGGCATAAGCGGCCTTCACTCCCTTCATTGAGGCGGCGATCTCTTCCAGTTTTCTAAGTCTCGAGATGGAAATCTCAAGATTATCTTTTCTCGCGCCCGGCCGGGAATCGGAGATCTTATCTGCCATATGCAGGAGGATCGCCTCGACAGTTTTAGCTTCCATGTCCCGGTGAAGCGACTGGATGGCATGGACTACCTCGTCGGATTCCCCGAACATGGCAGCGGTCTCGGCGCTCAAAAGGAAAGATGAGCCAACCGTGTTGGTTTCGGCAACATGCCCGATCTCATGGAGGAGCCCGGCCCTTTTGGCCACTTCGGCTTTAGCCCCGAGTTCCGTTGCCATGTGTGCCGCAAGCTGGGCTACTTCGATGGAATGCTGAACGAGATTATGTCCGAGATAAGTCCGGAATTTCAGCTTTCCGACAAGCTTCGCGAGACGGGGGTGAAGGTCGGTAATCTGAAGCTCGTAAGCGACTGCCTCGCCGGCGTTCTGTATCTCGTTTTCAATCTCTTCTTTGACCTTCTCGATGATCTCTTCGATTCTGGCCGGATGAATCCTTCCATCTTCCACGAGCCTCATGATGGCAATCCGCGCGATCTCGCGACGCAACGGGTCGAAGCCTGAAAGCATAATGGTCCTCGGCGTGTCATCGATGATTAGGTCGATACCTGTGGCCATTTCAATTGAGCGGATGTTCCTTCCCTCGCGGCCTATGATCCTTCCCTTCATCTCATCGTTTGGAAGCTGGATGGTGGTCACGGTCGTCTCGATGAAGTTCTTGCTTGAGAACCTCTGGATGGAACTCGTGACTATCTTGAGGGCTTCCTCTTCCGCCTTTGCTCTGGCCTCTTCTTCTATCGTCTTGATCATCCCCGCGGCTTCTCTTCGCGTCTCTTCTTCCATCTCCTTCATCAGTTCTTTCTTTGCTATCTCCGCCGTCATCCCCGAGATGCTCTC
The nucleotide sequence above comes from Acidobacteriota bacterium. Encoded proteins:
- a CDS encoding TIGR00282 family metallophosphoesterase; translated protein: MNILLIADIVGKSGRRIVRQKLPKLIDRHAIDFIIANVENAAGGFGITPKIADELFSFNIDCLTSGNHIFDRKEIIPYLARQEKLLRPINYPEPAPGSGVYIGVSRNGMRVAVLNIMGRVFIDSYDCPFRTADHALEQIGKRADVRIIDFHAEATSEKIAFGWYMDGRVAAVIGTHTHVQTADERILPGGTAFISDAGMTGPFDSVIGIEKELAIERLLTQRPVKFETATRNVKLQAVLVGLDENTGLSIDIQRLTVEDDGGEPAIEAGMADEKE
- the xseB gene encoding exodeoxyribonuclease VII small subunit translates to MKKKKVKPEHGAAISKMTFEEALARLEEIVNGLESGEISLEESLKLFEEGIVLSRHCNEKLKEARQKVEILVKSSTGEIIPQPFEPSDESE
- the xseA gene encoding exodeoxyribonuclease VII large subunit, which translates into the protein MRKNNLSEEESLQTKSKGSRENPFTISEINRTIRYELESNYPGIWLVGEISNLKPHTSGHHYFSLKDSEGQIQAVMFYQQNRRLKFTPEDGLEVLVFGKLSLYVPRGTFQIIVEEMEPKGIGSLQYAYEQLKKKLEAEGLFDESRKRPIPALPRRIGIVTSPTGAAIRDMMRILAGISIEIIVYPSRVQGEEAAPEIVEGIKILNRMTDLDLIIVGRGGGSMEDLWPFNEEAVVRAIVQSKIPVISAVGHETDFTISDFVADRRAPTPSAAAAMIVQKSQELEARLATSIKELIREGKLVIQEQGQKLVRLERSKGFLGIEAFIQEKMQRIDDLERRVLFTVAGHLDRVEGRLKHLRERLSPAKIALNLASALKSASSASKGLERVMVNLMRAAEEHFSRLSGLLNSLSPLAVLERGYSICRTPDRTKIIRLSSEVSIGDNVDIKLYQGSLLCNVKGKEDEEEKSET
- the rny gene encoding ribonuclease Y, with amino-acid sequence MNLQGLNLQIVIIIIGVALLVIEALVIFILIRKKIDRAKKTAASIIEDAKREAETKIKEMTVEAQEKLFAAEAKVEEENKERRKELIALERKLEQREKNLDRKASLLGSKQQELERREREIKSGEQRITEKETSLQAAIVTQKRKLESISGMTAEIAKKELMKEMEEETRREAAGMIKTIEEEARAKAEEEALKIVTSSIQRFSSKNFIETTVTTIQLPNDEMKGRIIGREGRNIRSIEMATGIDLIIDDTPRTIMLSGFDPLRREIARIAIMRLVEDGRIHPARIEEIIEKVKEEIENEIQNAGEAVAYELQITDLHPRLAKLVGKLKFRTYLGHNLVQHSIEVAQLAAHMATELGAKAEVAKRAGLLHEIGHVAETNTVGSSFLLSAETAAMFGESDEVVHAIQSLHRDMEAKTVEAILLHMADKISDSRPGARKDNLEISISRLRKLEEIAASMKGVKAAYAIRAGKEVRVIVDSTELSDDDAIWLSKDIANRIKTDLDYPGQIRVSVIRETRAVDFAV